One window of Leptotrichia sp. oral taxon 498 genomic DNA carries:
- a CDS encoding V-type ATP synthase subunit D, which translates to MAKLNVNPTRMELSKLKVRLKTATSGHKLLKDKQDELMRQFIGLVKENRKLRLKVEGKLQDSFRDFLLARGVMSDEMLEDAITFSQQELGVDIKTKNVMSVNVPKMTFNQTESEEIAYPYGYAQTSADLDDAIEGLSKVMRNLLELAEVEKACQLMADEVEKTRRRVNALEYMTIPQLKETIRFIQMKLDENERGSITRLMKVKDMMAKDKEA; encoded by the coding sequence ATGGCAAAATTAAATGTAAATCCCACTAGAATGGAGTTATCAAAACTAAAAGTCCGTCTAAAAACTGCAACAAGTGGACACAAACTTTTAAAAGATAAGCAAGATGAACTTATGCGGCAATTCATAGGCTTAGTGAAAGAAAATAGAAAATTGAGGTTAAAAGTTGAAGGTAAATTACAGGATTCGTTCAGGGACTTTTTATTAGCTCGTGGAGTTATGTCAGATGAGATGCTGGAAGATGCGATTACTTTTTCACAGCAGGAATTAGGTGTAGATATTAAGACTAAAAATGTGATGAGTGTAAATGTACCTAAAATGACTTTTAATCAAACTGAATCTGAAGAAATTGCCTACCCTTATGGATATGCACAGACTTCGGCGGATTTAGATGATGCAATTGAAGGTTTAAGTAAAGTTATGAGAAATTTACTGGAGTTAGCAGAAGTGGAAAAAGCGTGTCAATTGATGGCGGATGAAGTTGAAAAGACAAGACGGCGTGTTAATGCGCTAGAATATATGACAATTCCGCAATTAAAAGAAACTATCAGATTTATCCAAATGAAACTGGATGAGAATGAAAGAGGAAGCATAACAAGACTTATGAAAGTCAAAGATATGATGGCAAAAGATAAAGAAGCATAA
- a CDS encoding Cof-type HAD-IIB family hydrolase: MVKLIAIDMDGTLLSEKKHIEEPQKKAIHKAIEAGVKVVLCTGRPLFGILPPYKELELEKYNLDEYVLLNNGCSVHKTTDWELLAFEEITKEDVVYLNELRKGYDLDFTVSNDKDYFVIGERANEYTKEDGKLVYVEVQPISIEEATSGKHTFFKSMFLGNENEITRFVKDKGELINSRYSGVLSQKYIYETLPKGANKGVALKKLAEKLNIPREEVMAIGDGNNDIEMLKFAGVGVAMGNGTKMAKDAANYITDTNENNGVAKAIEKFLGE, encoded by the coding sequence ATGGTAAAGTTAATAGCGATAGATATGGATGGAACTTTATTAAGTGAAAAAAAACACATTGAAGAACCGCAAAAAAAAGCAATTCACAAAGCGATAGAAGCTGGAGTGAAGGTCGTTCTTTGTACAGGAAGACCACTTTTTGGGATATTGCCACCTTATAAGGAATTGGAGCTGGAAAAATATAATTTGGATGAATATGTGCTTTTAAACAATGGATGTTCAGTTCATAAAACTACAGATTGGGAATTACTTGCTTTTGAAGAAATTACAAAAGAAGATGTCGTATATTTGAATGAGTTGAGAAAAGGTTATGATTTGGATTTTACGGTTTCAAATGATAAAGATTACTTTGTAATTGGCGAGAGAGCAAATGAATATACAAAAGAAGATGGAAAATTAGTGTATGTTGAAGTTCAGCCAATTTCAATTGAAGAAGCGACAAGTGGAAAGCATACATTTTTTAAATCAATGTTTTTAGGTAATGAAAATGAAATCACAAGATTTGTAAAAGACAAGGGAGAATTGATAAATAGCAGATACAGTGGCGTATTAAGCCAAAAATATATTTATGAAACATTGCCAAAAGGTGCAAATAAAGGTGTGGCATTAAAAAAATTAGCAGAAAAGTTAAATATTCCAAGAGAAGAAGTTATGGCAATTGGAGATGGAAATAATGACATTGAAATGCTAAAATTTGCTGGAGTTGGAGTTGCTATGGGAAATGGAACTAAAATGGCTAAAGATGCGGCAAATTATATAACTGACACAAATGAAAATAATGGAGTGGCGAAAGCTATAGAAAAATTTTTGGGGGAATAA
- a CDS encoding 2-hydroxyacid dehydrogenase, whose translation MKIVVFDAKPYDIEFFNKWNKEFGAQITYFEEKLSLKNVMLTKYQDVVCTFVNDDLNEKVLNILSKNGVRVVAARCAGYNNINLKAARENRITVLRVPAYSPYAVAEHALALLMSVNRKTHKAYNRTREGNFSLAGLTGMDLNGKTAGIIGTGRIARIFIRILNGLGMKVIGYDKFPNEQAAKEGNFTYVTLDEIFAKSDVISLHCPLFPETRHTINKETIAKMKDGVIIINAARGGLIDTEALVEGLKDKKVGGAGLDVYENESSYFFEDESASVLEDDLLARLLSFNNVVLTSHQAFLTKEALDNIAEATFNNILSYVKEEPLVNEVWYNEETGKVVEGLRK comes from the coding sequence ATGAAAATTGTAGTTTTCGATGCAAAACCATATGACATTGAGTTTTTTAACAAATGGAACAAAGAATTTGGTGCGCAAATTACATATTTTGAAGAAAAATTAAGTTTAAAAAATGTAATGCTTACAAAATACCAAGATGTTGTTTGTACATTTGTAAATGATGATTTAAACGAAAAAGTATTAAACATACTTTCAAAAAATGGAGTAAGAGTGGTTGCAGCAAGATGTGCTGGTTACAACAACATTAATTTAAAAGCAGCTCGTGAAAATAGAATTACTGTTTTAAGAGTACCAGCTTACTCTCCATATGCTGTTGCTGAACATGCACTAGCTCTACTTATGTCAGTAAATAGAAAAACTCACAAAGCTTATAACAGAACAAGAGAAGGAAACTTCAGCCTAGCAGGATTAACTGGAATGGATTTAAACGGAAAAACTGCTGGAATTATTGGAACTGGTAGAATAGCAAGAATTTTCATAAGAATTTTGAATGGATTAGGAATGAAAGTTATTGGTTATGATAAATTCCCTAATGAACAAGCTGCAAAAGAAGGAAATTTCACTTATGTGACATTAGATGAAATATTTGCAAAATCTGATGTAATTTCATTACATTGCCCATTATTCCCTGAAACAAGACACACAATTAACAAAGAAACTATTGCTAAGATGAAAGACGGTGTTATCATAATTAATGCTGCCAGAGGTGGATTAATTGACACAGAAGCACTAGTCGAAGGATTAAAAGATAAAAAAGTCGGTGGAGCAGGACTTGATGTTTACGAAAATGAAAGTAGCTATTTCTTTGAAGATGAATCAGCAAGTGTGTTAGAAGATGATTTATTAGCTAGATTGTTGTCATTTAACAATGTTGTACTAACTTCTCACCAAGCATTCTTGACAAAAGAAGCACTAGATAACATTGCTGAAGCAACATTTAACAATATTTTATCTTACGTTAAAGAAGAACCATTAGTAAACGAAGTTTGGTACAACGAAGAAACTGGTAAAGTTGTTGAAGGTTTGAGAAAATAA
- a CDS encoding histidinol-phosphatase HisJ family protein, whose amino-acid sequence MLNDYHMHFEYGSYKDEFANPFFEQAKKMGLNEIGITEHTHGFKEFKDLYYEELILDDSEVGNFQKKWLEQKTKFVHTLDEYKDYIDSLKKRGYPVKWGIEVCNFKNQKKAQEILSKYEFDYLIVSIHFIKGWGFDFSALKHKFTDENLTQIWRDYAKEIENVVNTGYYDVLGHPFNLRLFKNIPNPNEVEDLLENTAKVLKKNNMIVDVNTGTSYRYPIKEITPYEDFMKYVKEYDIPVILSSDAHYSEHVGMNIKEAAEYVKKFGIDEIVTFDRRKRTLEKI is encoded by the coding sequence ATGCTAAACGATTATCATATGCACTTTGAATATGGAAGTTACAAGGATGAATTCGCAAATCCTTTTTTTGAACAGGCTAAAAAAATGGGACTTAATGAAATTGGAATAACGGAGCATACACACGGGTTTAAAGAGTTTAAGGACTTGTATTATGAAGAGTTGATTCTAGATGACAGTGAAGTTGGAAATTTTCAGAAAAAATGGCTTGAGCAGAAGACGAAGTTTGTTCACACGCTCGATGAATACAAAGATTACATAGATTCGTTAAAAAAACGAGGTTATCCTGTAAAATGGGGGATTGAAGTTTGTAATTTCAAAAATCAAAAAAAAGCTCAAGAAATTTTGTCAAAATATGAATTTGATTATTTAATAGTCTCAATTCATTTTATAAAAGGCTGGGGATTTGATTTTAGCGCGTTAAAACATAAATTTACAGATGAAAATCTAACTCAAATTTGGCGTGATTATGCAAAAGAGATTGAAAATGTGGTAAATACTGGATATTACGATGTTTTAGGACATCCTTTTAATTTGAGATTATTTAAAAATATTCCAAATCCAAATGAAGTTGAAGATTTACTTGAAAATACAGCAAAAGTTTTGAAAAAAAATAATATGATTGTGGATGTGAATACGGGGACTTCTTATCGTTATCCAATAAAAGAAATTACACCATATGAAGATTTTATGAAATATGTGAAAGAATATGATATTCCAGTGATTTTGTCAAGTGACGCTCATTACAGCGAACATGTTGGAATGAATATAAAGGAAGCGGCAGAATATGTAAAAAAATTTGGAATAGATGAAATTGTAACATTTGATAGGAGAAAAAGAACTTTGGAAAAGATATAA